A segment of the Mangrovimonas sp. YM274 genome:
ACTATTGTCATGTAATATTTAGGTTTAGATTCCCTTATCTTGCATTATTTTAACGAACAATTTTATGTCGTTTTCCAAGTTATAACTTCTTTAATTTCATTTTGATTTTCAGCAATTGAAACTTCATTTAGTTTTACTAAGAGCCAAATAGAAATAAAAAGAAGAAGATAATTATTGAAATAATTGTGGATTACCATTAGAAAGGTTAACAGCGTAAGGGCGATCATAATTTTATAAACATTTGTTTTAAAACTAGAAAAACTTCTTTTTACCATGTAAATATAAATGCCTATGATAAGTAAAAACGGGATAATCCCAGACTCTCCAATAACCATTAAATACGTGTTGTGAACCCCTTGTTTTACTCCAGTAACACCTTTAAAGCTTTGGTGTCCGTTGCCAAATATGGGGTTATCAAAAATATCCCCTAAATAAGCAGACCATTGCTCAGTCCTAGAGTGTTCCGTAAATGCGGTTGTTTGAATTTTACGTTCAAATAAATTTTCTACAATTGAAAATCTTGCGGTGTTGAACTGTAATATGGATGCAACACTTATAAGAACTACCAATGAACCAAGTCCAATAAGAATACCTTGGGAATTCCTAACATTCGAAAAAATGGCAATAAGACTTGTGATTAACCACATTATAAAGAAATAGCGAGAGAAGGTAATAGCACCTGAGAACGTAAAAATAAATAACAAAATCAATTTAAGACTGTTGTTGGATAGTTGATAAGCTAAGCAATATCCAATTAAACTCACAAAACCTGCAGCATTTGGATCTAAGTAAAATCCGCTGTATCTGCCGTAGTTGTCAGTAAAAAAGATGGCATGAGCCAAAATACTGGTTGCCCCAACTAATAGAAAAGCTATTAAATCTTTTAGAGAAGTGTTTCGGGCCACTTCTGCACCGCAAACAATGAATATGACATATTTTATAAAATCATTGATAAAGGATTTTGAGTCAGGAACATCAATGGCTCCTGAAATTAAAAAATATAATATTCCAAGAAAGATAAACGGGAATATTAGTTTCCCTTTTTTGCTCAATAAATAATATAGTAGGAGTAAAACGTTAGATATGTGACTTGAAAGAGCTCCTACAGTTTCTCCAAATGCAACTAAAAGGAAGCTAGGGAGCCCCCAAACTATAAATGCTAATATTACAAATCTTAATACCTTCATATTCCCCTTTTTAAGAGTCGTTTGGGTAAAACTACAATCGAAATCAAGCCAGAAAGCAATGCTCTACTAGTACTTAGCTTATGTTTTTTATCCTTAAAAAATAGGCTTGATTTCCAATAGTTAAATGCCAAGTTTCTATAATATCCATGACTAATCATCTCTTTGAGGGATACATCTTTCAATCCAAAATAAGATCCCAAATAATAAATTGCTGCAGTTTGTTTTCTACTTTTTTTAGATGCTATTAGACCGTCATCCGAATAGTAGTAAAATCTATGCGATTTATTAACGCAGAGAAAATCGTATTTTTTGTTAATGGCATTCCAAGTATGGCTTTCCTGGACATGACAGGTTTTGGCGGTATACATTTTTTGTTTTACGAGAACAGAGGTTTTCCAGCAAGCCCATTTTTCACCTTTAATATTATGATGTAATACTCTATCTTTGAAGCCAACCTGCCAATAGTCCATTGGGAATTTATCTCCAATAATGTTTCCCTTAACATCCATAGTTAGCGTCCAAATAGAAGCAATCTTATCCTGTTCCTGTTTTGGTATCGCTTCCCAAATACCTTTAAGTTCAGAAAGAGTTTCAGGAACAAATGAGTCGTCACTATCGGCTACAATCGTATAAGGATATTTACATAATTCTAATCCGTAATTTACAGCCGATGACTTCCCTTTGTTTTCGTTTAACTTTTCATAAACAATTAGGAATTCATTTGCTGTTTTCCATTCATCAACGAGATCTTTGGTATCATCCGTACTGCAATCATCAATTATAAACCAGATAAAATCTTTGAAAGTTTGATTTTTCAAAGATTCATAAACCCTGTTAAGGGTGTGGCTTCGATTATATGTGGGAGTGATAATATTAAACATTGTGTTTGTTCAAATGTATAATGTATTTATATAAAATTATGGAATTTACTATTGACACCAAAGAAGTTGCTAGTGCTAAACCATAAACGCCCATTGTCTTTATAAGAACATAATTGAGAATTATATTGAGTCCTAAACTTATTGCCGAAGTAAATACCATAAAATTATTTTTATTGATGGCAGTCAAAAACTTTACCATAACAATTCCCATTACATATGACGGAATTTGAAGGAGATACATTTGCTGAATTTCTGATACTATTAAGCTATCTGAACTCTGAAATGCATTTCGTTCAAAAACTAATCGTACAATTGGTGTTGAAAGTAAAATTCCTAAAACCGTAATGGTAATACTTGCTAAGAGCGAATATTTTATAATTCTTTTTAAGAGATTAAAGGAGCCTTTCAAATTGTCAATAGCCTTTTTAGAAAAAAAGGGTAAAAGCACATTTCCTAGGGCTATACTTACAATTCCTATAAAGAAAGTTGGAAGCTTGATTCCATAATTGAGGGCCGAAATGGCGCCAACAAAAAGTTGTGCTGAAAAATATTGGTCAACTAAAGGATTAATTCCATTAAGAAGACTTGAAGACAGTTTAGCCGGAAGTTGTTTGTAAAGAACTTTTACACTTTCAGAATAAAATTGAGGAATCTCAAGATGAATAATCTTTCGCTTTAATGCTACAATAAGAATAAATAGAAAACTGGTAATACTCCCTATTAAGGTTCCAACAGCCATGACTAGAACTCCTAATTCTGCTTTAAAGAATATCAAACAGACTATGATAGATAAAGGTGTAAAAAATCCACTTATCGAAGTTAAACGAAATTCATTATGAATATTTAACAAGCCATTAATTAAAGAGGATCCACCCCAAAACAAAATACTTGGAGCAACGTAAAAAAATTGAATTTTCACCAAGCT
Coding sequences within it:
- a CDS encoding O-antigen ligase → MKVLRFVILAFIVWGLPSFLLVAFGETVGALSSHISNVLLLLYYLLSKKGKLIFPFIFLGILYFLISGAIDVPDSKSFINDFIKYVIFIVCGAEVARNTSLKDLIAFLLVGATSILAHAIFFTDNYGRYSGFYLDPNAAGFVSLIGYCLAYQLSNNSLKLILLFIFTFSGAITFSRYFFIMWLITSLIAIFSNVRNSQGILIGLGSLVVLISVASILQFNTARFSIVENLFERKIQTTAFTEHSRTEQWSAYLGDIFDNPIFGNGHQSFKGVTGVKQGVHNTYLMVIGESGIIPFLLIIGIYIYMVKRSFSSFKTNVYKIMIALTLLTFLMVIHNYFNNYLLLFISIWLLVKLNEVSIAENQNEIKEVITWKTT
- the murJ gene encoding murein biosynthesis integral membrane protein MurJ, with the translated sequence MKCLSFLKEIIIADNFGLSEVLDTFYIAILFPSLVNNIFSSSFKSVFIPNYVNEQKNGNNIGAFQSACFLITSAVTIFILIIAYLFTDVYLETFFSGHSERYYSLVKIQFFYVAPSILFWGGSSLINGLLNIHNEFRLTSISGFFTPLSIIVCLIFFKAELGVLVMAVGTLIGSITSFLFILIVALKRKIIHLEIPQFYSESVKVLYKQLPAKLSSSLLNGINPLVDQYFSAQLFVGAISALNYGIKLPTFFIGIVSIALGNVLLPFFSKKAIDNLKGSFNLLKRIIKYSLLASITITVLGILLSTPIVRLVFERNAFQSSDSLIVSEIQQMYLLQIPSYVMGIVMVKFLTAINKNNFMVFTSAISLGLNIILNYVLIKTMGVYGLALATSLVSIVNSIILYKYIIHLNKHNV
- a CDS encoding glycosyltransferase family 2 protein, which encodes MFNIITPTYNRSHTLNRVYESLKNQTFKDFIWFIIDDCSTDDTKDLVDEWKTANEFLIVYEKLNENKGKSSAVNYGLELCKYPYTIVADSDDSFVPETLSELKGIWEAIPKQEQDKIASIWTLTMDVKGNIIGDKFPMDYWQVGFKDRVLHHNIKGEKWACWKTSVLVKQKMYTAKTCHVQESHTWNAINKKYDFLCVNKSHRFYYYSDDGLIASKKSRKQTAAIYYLGSYFGLKDVSLKEMISHGYYRNLAFNYWKSSLFFKDKKHKLSTSRALLSGLISIVVLPKRLLKRGI